The Brevibacterium atlanticum genome segment GCTGATCTCGGATGGCGCAACGGCACCTGGGTGGCCAACGGCAACCTCGTACCCCGTCACCTCGGCATCCCTTCCGTGACGGTGCCGATGGGCACGATGGCCGACATCGGGATCCCGGTGGGCCTGACGATCGCCGGCCGCGGCTGGGACGATTCTTCGCTCATCGAGATCGCCGCAGCCTTCGAAGCCACCGGCGACCGGCGGACGGTGCCGCCGCGGACTCCGCGGCTGTAGGACTCCGCCGCAGACCCCGCAGCCGTGGAACTTCACGACTGGAAGCCCGTTCAGTCCCCGGCTTCCAGCTCCCGCCGGCGTCTCGCGGCGTCACGCAGCTGCATCCACCCGGCGAGGATGAACCACACGAGGAACGGGTAGGCGGCGACGCGTTCGATGATGCCGATCGGCAGGCCCCACTCCTCGGGGAGGGCCATGAGCAGGGTTCCGACGAGCCCGAACACTGCCAGTCCGGTCGTCAGAACGCCGAATTCGACGCGCCCGATCCACCGCCTCTCTGGCCACCGGATCAGCGCGATGCCTGCTGCCAGCAGGCCGAGGTTCTGCACCGCGGCGCCGCCGAAGCCGAATACAGCATGGGTGGTGGGGTCGATATCGGCCGGGACCATTCCGGTTCCGGCCAACAGGATGCCGCCGCCGGCGAGCAGGAACGACCCGCATCGACCCCAGACGGTCGGGGCGATCCAGTCGTGCCAGACGAAGGCGATGATCCCCAGCATCGCCCCAGCCATGATGGACACGCCGTTGACCAACGGATGAGCCGGTGAGCACACTTCGATCGGTGATTCGGCGTCACCCCACTCCCCGCATCCGGTCATGCCCAGGTGGCTGATCGACTGCTGCGCGAAGGAATAGGAGCCCTCGGAGACCAGGGCTGCGGGGATCTCGATGAGGATGGCGAGCGCTCCGGCGAGCACAGCGAGCAGTGCCCACACCCGCTCGGGTTTGGGCGAAACGCGAATGGTGCCGGACCCGGCCACCTCGGTCCCTCCGTGCGACAACCTCGGATGTCGTTCACGCTATCACCGCAGCAGCCTGAAACCTTCCGGTGATCCTGTCGGACCCCTGGCGTGTCGTGCCTTCGAGATGGAACAGTATTGTCCATGGTCGATTACACGGTTCTCGCCGAACGCGCCTTCACTCTGCTCCAGGGACATCACCAGGACGATCCGCTCGTGCTGCCGACCGTCTGGGATGCTTGGTCGGCCCGCGCGATGGTCGACGTCGGGTTCAACGCCCTGAGCATCGGCTCCCACCCACTGGCCGACTCCCTCGGACACGAGGACGGGGAGAACATGACGCTCGACCAAGCGCTCGAGGGGATCTCAAGGATCACCTCGGCGGTGGATGTTCCGGTCACCGCGGACCTCGAATCCGGCTACGACACCCCCGCTCCTGAGCTCATCTCCGGCCTCCTCGAGGCCGGCGCCGTGGGTGTGAACATCGAGGACACCGTGCACAGCCGGGGCAGCATGCGCAGCCCCGAGGAGCACGCCGAGTACATCTGGAGCCTGCGCCAAGCCGCCGAGGCCCAACGCGTGCACGTGGTCATCAATGCCCGCACGGACGTGTTCAAATACCCTGGCGACTTCGACGATCCCACCGCCGAGGTGGTCCGACGTCTCCGTCTGTGCACTGAAGCCGGCGCGGACTCCGTCTACCCCGTACGACTTCCCGATACAGGCACTCTCAAGTCGATCCTCGCGCAGATCACTCTGCCGCTCAATGTCACCGCCCACCCGATCAAAGGCGCGGTGCCCGAAGAACTCGACCTCGCTCAGCTCTCTGAGCTCGGGGTCGGGCGCGTGACCTTCGGTCCGCTTCTGCAGGCGGCGCTGACCGACTGCTTCGCGGATTTCACGCGCGCCTGGCAGTAGGGTCATCCCCCTGCTGTCGGCACCGACAACTGCAACTCACCTCAACACCGCCGCAAGAGGAGACGCAATGCCTGCCAACCCCCGTGAAGGCCAGCCCATCTGGATTGACTATGTCTGTCAGGACTTCGAAGCCGGTCAGAACTTCTACACCCAGCTCTTCGGTTGGGAATTCACCGACCAGGGCCCTGATTTCGGCCACTACAACATGATCACGAAGGACGGTCATCCCGTCGGCGGTGCCATGCGAGCCATGAACATGGACGGCACCCCGAGCCCGGAGATGCCCACGGCTTGGTCGACGTACCTGCACACGGGCGACATCGCCCGCGTCCACCAGGCAGCACTGGACGCGGGTGCTGCGGATGTCGTCGGCCCCATGCCTGTCGGTCCGCTCGGTCAGATGGCTGTCGTCGTCGATCCGACGGGATCGCCCATCGGGATGTGGCAGCCCGGTGAGTTCTCCGGCTTCGATACTCCGCTCACCCCCGGAACCCCCGTGTGGTTCGAACTGATGACGACGAACTACGAGGCGGCGAACGAGTTCTACCGGGATGTCTTCTCCTTCGACATCACTGAGATGGAAGGATACCCGTACGCCACCCACGGGGCCGACGAGGAAGCTGTCGCAGGAATCTTTGATGCCAGCGAATGGGCACAGAATTCCTATTGGCGCACCTACATCAACGTCGAGGACGTCGACGCCACGGCGGCGAAGGTCGCCGAACTCGGCGGCACGGTCCTCGCCGGCCCCGAAAGCTCACCCTATGGCCGAATCGCCACTGTCGCCGATCCCGAGGGAGCGACGCTCCAGCTCCAGCAGAATCCGTAGGCCCGGGTTCAAGCCCGCAGGGCGAGTGCGAACGGCAGCACCGAGGTGGCCCCGGCCTTCCGCAGCAGCCTGGCGCAGATGGTCATCGTCCACCGGGAGACGACCTCGTCATCGACGAGCAGCACCGACTTCCCCGCCACCATCTCCTCGACTTCGGGCGGGACGACGAAGGCCTCGAAGAGGTCCTTGACGCGGAAGGCGCTGTTGACGTCCGGGGTGCCGTGCTCGCCGACCTGCAGCAGTTCGCCCCCGTCGACGAGGCGACCGGCCGCGGCCAGATTCGCCGCCAGGGATCGCACGGTCACGGGACGTCGGGCACTCGGGATCGACACGACCACCTCGGGGCGGGTGGCCCAGTCCCACTGCCCGAGAACTTCGAGGCACCATTTGCCGATCTGCCCGGGCACCTCGGCGTCGGGAGCATCGGGGGCGAGGAATGAGCGCAGGCTCTGTCCCTGCCCGAGGTCGGACAGGCGGGCGATCGCACGACCCTCCTCGGCGAGTTCTTCGGCGGGGATCCGGCCCTTGAGCGGGACGCCGATGTTGGCCAGGCCGCTCGGCCAGGTGCTGCGCGGTTCGATGGGCAGGCCGATCTTGTGGAGGTTCCCGGCCGCTGCCTGACGCTGTTCGTCGGAGATCTCGGCGGAGAACCACACGCCCGCGCAGTTGTCGCAGCGTCCGCATGGCTGCGGGTCGGGGTCGTCGAGCTGGCGGATGAGGAACTCCATCCGGCACTGCCCGGTCGCTTCGTAGTCGAGCATGGCTCTGGCTTCCTCGGCGCGCACGGCCGCGACCTTCTCATACCGTTCCCGGTCGTAGGTCCAGCCCTGACCGGTCGAGACGTAGCCGCCTTTGACCTTGGTCACGGCGTCTTCGACCTCGAGGGTCTTCAGAAGCAGGGTCAGGCGGGAGCGTTTGGTTCCGACGAGCGTCTCCAAGCGGGCCACGGACAGGGGGCCGTCCGCCTCGGCGAGGGCGGAGAGCACGGCGTTCGCATCGTCCTGGTTCGGCATTGACGCGGTCGCGAAGTACTCCCAGATCTGTTCGTCTTCCGCCCCGGGCAGCAGGAGGACATCGGCGGAGTCGGTGGCGCGGCCAGCGCGACCGACCTGCTGGTAGTAGGCGACGGCCGAAGACGGGGCACCGATGTGGATGACGAATCCGAGGTCGGGTTTGTCGAAGCCCATCCCCAGCGCCGAGGTGGCCACGAGCGCCTTGAGCCGGTTGTCCTTGAGCTGGCCCTCGAGTTCGGCGCGCTCTTCGGCGTCGGTGCGGCCGGTGTAGGCGCGGACCTCGTGGCCCTGTTCGCGCAGCATGCGGGTGATGTCTTCGGCGGCAGAGACGGTCAGTGTGTAGACGATGCCGGATCCGGTGAAGTCGTTCAGGTGCGAGGACAGCCAGGCGATGCGGGCACTCGCGTCGAGTCCGGGCAGGACGCCAAGGCGCAGGGAATCGCGGGCGAGTTCGCCGCGGACGACGGTGGTGTCGTTGCCGAGCTGTTCGGCGACGTCGGTGACGACGCGGGAGTTCGCGGTTGCGGTGGTGGCAAGGACCGGGGTGTCGTGCGGCAGTTCGGCCAGGATGTGTCCGATGCGGCGGTAGTCGGGGCGGAAGTCGTGGCCCCAGTCGGAGATGCAGTGGGCTTCGTCGACGACGATGAGGCCGAGGAACCTCAGAAGCTGCGGCAGGACTTCGTCGCGGAACTGCGGATTGTTCAGCCGCTCCGGGGAGACGAGGAGGACGTCGAGGCTGCCGGCTTTGAGGTCGTCGAGAACGGAGTCCCATTCGGTGACGTTCGAGGAGTTGAGGCTCGCAGCCCGAACTCCGGCACGTTCGGCTGCCGCAATCTGGTCGCGCATGAGGGCGAGCAGCGGGGAGATGATGAGGCTGGGACCGCTTCCTGCGGCGCGGAGCATGCGGGTGGCGACGAAGTAGACGGCGGACTTTCCCCACCCGGTGCGTTGGACGACGAGGACGCGTTTCTTCGCTTCAACGAGGTCGCGGATGGATTCGAGCTGGCCGTCGCGGAACTGCGCGTTCGGGTTGGCGGTGAGCTCGGCGAGGATCCGCTGGGCTTCGACGGCGAAGGCGTCGGGTGCGGCGGGAGCCTGTGGGGATGTCGGGGTGCTTTCCGTCATGGGCCCAGTTTAGGTCGAGGCACTGACGCAGCCTGCCCGGAGCAGCACACAGGACTCAGCAGACACCGCTCGTCCTGCCACACCGGGTGGGCGAAATGGTCGGGGGTCATCAAGAATTTTCCGACCATTCTGCCCACCGAAGGGTGTCACAGAACCGTCCCGTCAGTGGGGCGAAATGACCTCGAGGCCCGCCGACCGCGCCGCTTACCGCGGGAACTCAGCGCAGCGCAAGCTCGATGCCCAGGGTCGCGAGCACTCCGAAGAGCACACCCCAGAGGATGATCGAGATGATCTGCCAGAAGGCCACGACGTTGCGATTCGCACCGAAGCCGACCATCGCCGACGACGTGATCTGCGAAGGCAGGAGAGTCTGGCCGAGCAGCGAGACGCCCGGTACGCCGAACTTGTCGAACATGCGCTTGAGCCGCTGCCGCTTCGGCTTCTCCTCGACCTCCTTGTTCTTCGTCGCCTTGTCGCGGATCGCTCCTGCTCCATAGACGAAGATCAGCATCGAGACGACGTTGCCGATGACTGCAACGAGGATAGCGACAACAGGGTGGAGGCCGATAGCGACACCGATGACCGCACCGAAGTAGGACTCGACGAACGGGATCGCGGAGGCGAGCATGACACCCACCCACTGCAGCCAGTCGGGGAAGGATGCGGCGAAGTTCTGGATGCTCTCGATCATGGGGCTCAGCTTTCGTCTCGGGGCCTCTGGTCGTTCGGGCACTCTATGGTTCGAACGCCGCACCTGATTGCTAGTACAGCGTGCTAGTACGTTGTACTATACACTGAGCGAAACTAGAGCTGTCAAGGGCGGAGCAGGGAGGACGAATGTCGAAGCGAGACGACATCATCGCCGCCGCGATCAGGCTGGCCGAGGGCTCGGAACCCGGGAAGGCGAACCTCAGCGTGCGCGCGGTCGCGCAGGAAGCGGGCGTCGGAGCATCAACGTTGCGCCACTACTTCCCGACACAGTCCGATCTCCACGAGGCGGTTGCGCGCAAGTCGATCGACACCGTCATCAATGACTTCTCGATCGATGATTCGTCGATCGATCCCGTCGATCGCCTCTACGAGTGCTGCGCTCAGTTCCTGCCGACTCATGAGCATCGGGATATCCAGCTCGAGGTCTGGTTCTCCATGCACCTGCGCGCACTCGGACCCGAGCCGCGCGCAGTTTCAAGGCGACTCCTCGAGCACGGGCACACGGTCACTTATGACAGCATGCACCAATGGCTGAACCAGCTCGCCGACGAAGGGCACATCGCCACAGACGAGGTGGCTCCGATCGCAAAGGCACTCTTCACGACCATCGACGGCATCGCCCTGCATTCGATCATCACGCCGGAGACCATGACTGTCGACGTCGCACACGCGCAGCTCAGGTGGACGATTGAGAAGCTCCTCAGCTGAGCGCGACGAATGATCAGTACCGTGGAACAGATTCACCCAGTCAGCGAGGAGCGATGACCTCGAGGCCCACCGACCGTGCTGCCTCCTCGAGACGCTTGTCATAGGTCAGAAGGGCATCGACGTCCAGTCGCAGCGCGGCCTCCAGGTGTAGCGCATCGAGGCTCCGCAGATACGGCATGGGCAAAAGTCCGGCCGAGCGAAACACCGCCCGATCGAGAGCTGCGATGGAGACTCCTCCTAGGAGCACAGAGACTTCTGCCTGATCACGCTCCTCTCGCACGGCCATCCGACGCA includes the following:
- a CDS encoding DUF998 domain-containing protein, with product MAGSGTIRVSPKPERVWALLAVLAGALAILIEIPAALVSEGSYSFAQQSISHLGMTGCGEWGDAESPIEVCSPAHPLVNGVSIMAGAMLGIIAFVWHDWIAPTVWGRCGSFLLAGGGILLAGTGMVPADIDPTTHAVFGFGGAAVQNLGLLAAGIALIRWPERRWIGRVEFGVLTTGLAVFGLVGTLLMALPEEWGLPIGIIERVAAYPFLVWFILAGWMQLRDAARRRRELEAGD
- a CDS encoding isocitrate lyase/PEP mutase family protein, translating into MVDYTVLAERAFTLLQGHHQDDPLVLPTVWDAWSARAMVDVGFNALSIGSHPLADSLGHEDGENMTLDQALEGISRITSAVDVPVTADLESGYDTPAPELISGLLEAGAVGVNIEDTVHSRGSMRSPEEHAEYIWSLRQAAEAQRVHVVINARTDVFKYPGDFDDPTAEVVRRLRLCTEAGADSVYPVRLPDTGTLKSILAQITLPLNVTAHPIKGAVPEELDLAQLSELGVGRVTFGPLLQAALTDCFADFTRAWQ
- a CDS encoding VOC family protein, which encodes MPANPREGQPIWIDYVCQDFEAGQNFYTQLFGWEFTDQGPDFGHYNMITKDGHPVGGAMRAMNMDGTPSPEMPTAWSTYLHTGDIARVHQAALDAGAADVVGPMPVGPLGQMAVVVDPTGSPIGMWQPGEFSGFDTPLTPGTPVWFELMTTNYEAANEFYRDVFSFDITEMEGYPYATHGADEEAVAGIFDASEWAQNSYWRTYINVEDVDATAAKVAELGGTVLAGPESSPYGRIATVADPEGATLQLQQNP
- a CDS encoding RecQ family ATP-dependent DNA helicase; this encodes MTESTPTSPQAPAAPDAFAVEAQRILAELTANPNAQFRDGQLESIRDLVEAKKRVLVVQRTGWGKSAVYFVATRMLRAAGSGPSLIISPLLALMRDQIAAAERAGVRAASLNSSNVTEWDSVLDDLKAGSLDVLLVSPERLNNPQFRDEVLPQLLRFLGLIVVDEAHCISDWGHDFRPDYRRIGHILAELPHDTPVLATTATANSRVVTDVAEQLGNDTTVVRGELARDSLRLGVLPGLDASARIAWLSSHLNDFTGSGIVYTLTVSAAEDITRMLREQGHEVRAYTGRTDAEERAELEGQLKDNRLKALVATSALGMGFDKPDLGFVIHIGAPSSAVAYYQQVGRAGRATDSADVLLLPGAEDEQIWEYFATASMPNQDDANAVLSALAEADGPLSVARLETLVGTKRSRLTLLLKTLEVEDAVTKVKGGYVSTGQGWTYDRERYEKVAAVRAEEARAMLDYEATGQCRMEFLIRQLDDPDPQPCGRCDNCAGVWFSAEISDEQRQAAAGNLHKIGLPIEPRSTWPSGLANIGVPLKGRIPAEELAEEGRAIARLSDLGQGQSLRSFLAPDAPDAEVPGQIGKWCLEVLGQWDWATRPEVVVSIPSARRPVTVRSLAANLAAAGRLVDGGELLQVGEHGTPDVNSAFRVKDLFEAFVVPPEVEEMVAGKSVLLVDDEVVSRWTMTICARLLRKAGATSVLPFALALRA
- a CDS encoding TetR/AcrR family transcriptional regulator is translated as MSKRDDIIAAAIRLAEGSEPGKANLSVRAVAQEAGVGASTLRHYFPTQSDLHEAVARKSIDTVINDFSIDDSSIDPVDRLYECCAQFLPTHEHRDIQLEVWFSMHLRALGPEPRAVSRRLLEHGHTVTYDSMHQWLNQLADEGHIATDEVAPIAKALFTTIDGIALHSIITPETMTVDVAHAQLRWTIEKLLS
- a CDS encoding type II toxin-antitoxin system VapC family toxin, with protein sequence MSDPSIVYVDTSALGALLVAQAESDALVDWLNGTSAELVSSDLLETELRRMAVREERDQAEVSVLLGGVSIAALDRAVFRSAGLLPMPYLRSLDALHLEAALRLDVDALLTYDKRLEEAARSVGLEVIAPR